Proteins co-encoded in one Marmota flaviventris isolate mMarFla1 chromosome 9, mMarFla1.hap1, whole genome shotgun sequence genomic window:
- the Vsig2 gene encoding V-set and immunoglobulin domain-containing protein 2, producing the protein MAGQLEVAVTGLPAGPFHCWALLGFVCLSAPGIAVEVKVPTEPLSAPVGKTAELSCSYSTSVGDNFALEWSFVQPGKPISTSHPILYFTNGHLYPTGSKAERASLLQNPPTRGVASLRLTDVRPSDTGTYLCHVNNPPDFYTNGLGLINLTVLVPPSNPLCTQNGPTFVGGSTELRCYSSEGAPKPVYNWVRLGSSPTPSPGSMVQDEVSGQLILTNLSLTSSGTYRCVATNQMGSSSCELTLSVTDSSKGRVAGTLIGVLLGVLLLSVAAFCLIRFQKERKKKPKETYGGSELREDATAPGIFEQSSMKVDSSKGLLERSPSTSTVTTTKSKLPMVV; encoded by the exons ATGGCAGGACAGCTGGAGGTGGCCGTGACTGGGCTGCCTGCAGGGCCTTTCCACTGCTGGGCTCTGCTGGGCTTTGTGTGCCTGAGTG ccccagggATAGCTGTGGAGGTGAAGGTACCCACTGAGCCCCTGAGCGCGCCCGTGGGCAAGACTGCTGAGTTGAGCTGCAGTTACAGCACATCAGTGGGAGACAACTTCGCCCTGGAGTGGAGCTTTGTGCAGCCTGGAAAGCCCATCTCTACATCCCATCCC ATCCTGTACTTCACCAATGGCCATCTGTATCCCACTGGTTCTAAGGCTGAACGGGCCAGTCTACTTCAGAACCCCCCCACAAGAGGGGTGGCCTCCCTGAGATTGACTGATGTCCGCCCCTCAGATACTGGAACCTATCTCTGTCATGTTAACAATCCACCAGATTTCTACACCAATGGGTTGGGGTTAATCAACCTTACTGTGCTGG TACCCCCCAGTAACCCCTTATGCACTCAGAATGGGCCAACCTTTGTGGGGGGCTCTACTGAACTGAGATGCTACTCTTCTGAGGGAGCTCCGAAGCCAGTGTACAACTGGGTACGCCTTGGATCTTCTCCTACACCTTCTCCTGGTAGCATGGTTCAAG aTGAGGTATCTGGCCAGCTCATTCTCACCAATCTCTCCCTGACCTCCTCGGGCACCTACCGCTGTGTGGCCACCAACCAGATGGGCAGTTCATCCTGTGAGCTGACCCTCTCTGTGACCG ATTCCTCCAAAGGTCGAGTGGCTGGAACTCTGATTGGGGTGCTCCTGGGTGTGTTGCTCCTGTCAGTTGCTGCATTCTGTTTAATCAGATtccagaaagagaggaagaagaagcccAAGGAGACATATGGGGGTAGTGAACTTCG GGAGGATGCCACGGCTCCTGGGATTTTTGAGCAATCTTCTATGAAGGTGGATTCTAGCAAAGGGCTCCTTGAAAGGTCCCCATCTACCAGTACTGTGACGACCACGAAGTCCAAGCTCCCTATGGTTGTCTGA
- the Esam gene encoding endothelial cell-selective adhesion molecule — protein MVFLPGPPATPLLRFLFLGLSTLVSLSRAQLELHVPTGLTKLQVAEGTEVVLPAWYTIQGEAFAVQPWEVPVVMWFLEQDGKDLNQVLAYINGVLSSKPRASLVYSMPSRNVSLRLEGLQEKDSGSYRCSVNVQDSQGKSRGHSSKTLELKVLVPPAPPSCRLLGVPHVGNNVTLSCQSPRSKPAAEYQWERLPPSPQIFFAPALDDIRGSLSLTNLSTSMSGVYICKAHNLLGSATCNVTLEVSTGPRAAVVAGAVVGSLVGLMLLAGLVLLYQRRGKAPEELANDIKEDATAPRTLPWPKSSDTISKNGTLSSVTSARALRSSHASPRPGAMTPTPSLSSQALSSPRLPRTNGAHPQPVSIIPGGVSSSTMNHMGAVPIVVPMQNQAGSLV, from the exons TGTCCCTCTCGAGAGCCCAGCTGGAACTACACGTGCCCACCGGCCTCACCAAGTTGCAGGTGGCAGAGGGAACGGAAGTGGTGCTCCCAGCTTGGTACACTATACAAGGCGAGGCGTTTGCCGTCCAACCATGGGAAGTGCCAGTTGTGATGTGGTTCTTGGAACAAGACGGGAAGGATTTAAACCAG GTATTGGCCTACATCAATGGGGTCTTGTCAAGCAAACCTAGAGCATCCCTGGTCTACTCCATGCCCTCCCGGAATGTGTCCCTGCGGCTGGAGGGCCTCCAGGAGAAAGACTCTGGTTCCTACCGCTGTTCTGTGAATGTGCAAGACAGCCAAGGCAAAAGCAggggtcacagcagcaaaacctTAGAGCTCAAAGTGCTAG ttcctccagctcctccatcCTGCCGCCTCTTGGGTGTGCCCCATGTGGGGAACAACGTGACCCTGAGCTGCCAGTCCCCAAGGAGTAAGCCTGCAGCTGAATATCAGTGGGAACGGCTGCCCCCATCTCCTCAGATTTTCTTTGCACCAGCTTTAG ATGACATCCGTGGGTCTTTAAGCCTTACCAACCTTTCCACTTCCATGTCTGGAGTCTATATCTGCAAAGCCCACAATCTTTTGGGCAGTGCCACATGCAATGTTACTCTGGAAGTGAGCACAG GACCCAGGGCTGCTGTGGTTGCTGGAGCAGTTGTGGGCAGCCTGGTTGGACTGATGCTGCTTGCTGGGCTGGTCCTCTTGTACCAACGCAGGGGCAAGGCCCCAGAGGAGCTGGCCAATGATATCAA GGAGGATGCCACTGCTCCCCGGACTCTGCCCTGGCCCAAGAGCTCAGACACAATCTCTAAAAATGGGACTCTTTCGTCTGTTACCTCAGCACGAGCCCTCCGATCATCCCATGCCTCTCCCAGGCCTGGTGCAATGACCCCTACACCTAGTCTCTCCAGCCAGGCCCTATCTTCACCAAGACTACCCAGAACAAATGGGGCCCACCCTCAGCCAGTATCCATTATCCCTGGTGGGGTTTCTTCCTCTACCATGAATCACATGGGTGCTGTGCCCATAGTAGTGCCTATGCAGAATCAGGCTGGGTCTCTGGTGTGA